Proteins from a genomic interval of Methanohalophilus levihalophilus:
- the rnfA gene encoding Rnf electron transport complex subunit RnfA: MAADASLFSIFMDGVFIRNFLLIQFLGLCSFVGVTKDTKSAAGMSGAVIFVMTLASVVSFLLYTYVLVPLDLVFLRLISFIVVIAALVQLVEFVVRKNIPSLYRSLGIYLPLITTNCAVLGVVLLNVSAEYSFLQSVVFGIAAGVGYTIVMLMMSGIRERVTLVHVPSSMKGLPQAFIIASMLAMAFVNYFKVIPL; this comes from the coding sequence ATGGCTGCTGACGCTTCCCTGTTTTCCATATTTATGGATGGTGTTTTCATCAGGAACTTCCTTTTGATACAGTTCCTTGGACTTTGTTCTTTTGTAGGTGTTACAAAGGACACAAAAAGTGCGGCTGGAATGTCCGGAGCAGTTATTTTTGTAATGACTCTTGCTTCAGTGGTTTCCTTCCTGCTTTATACATATGTTCTTGTACCACTTGACTTGGTGTTCCTGAGACTTATCAGCTTCATTGTGGTGATTGCAGCTCTTGTCCAGCTTGTTGAATTCGTTGTACGCAAAAACATACCTTCACTGTATCGTTCACTCGGTATTTATCTTCCATTGATTACCACAAACTGTGCCGTGCTTGGAGTCGTCCTTCTCAATGTGAGTGCAGAATATTCCTTCCTGCAAAGTGTAGTTTTCGGTATCGCTGCCGGTGTTGGTTATACAATCGTAATGTTAATGATGTCAGGTATTCGTGAACGGGTGACACTTGTTCATGTCCCCTCTTCTATGAAGGGTCTCCCACAAGCGTTTATTATAGCATCCATGCTTGCGATGGCATTTGTTAACTACTTCAAGGTGATCCCCTTATGA
- a CDS encoding histone family protein has protein sequence MQIIPYAPIERVIRKAGADRVSESAGEALAEILEEQGMKISKEAIKLANHAGRKTVKAEDILLAYEMMQSHD, from the coding sequence ATGCAGATTATACCATATGCACCCATAGAAAGAGTCATCAGGAAAGCAGGCGCAGACAGGGTCAGTGAAAGTGCCGGGGAAGCCCTTGCCGAAATACTGGAAGAGCAGGGCATGAAGATTTCAAAAGAGGCAATCAAGCTGGCAAACCATGCCGGAAGAAAGACCGTGAAGGCAGAAGACATCCTGCTGGCTTATGAAATGATGCAATCGCACGATTAA
- a CDS encoding replication factor C small subunit: MKEEIWIEKYRPQKLADVVGQTEAIERLKSYVSTQNLPHLLFSGPPGVGKTATAVSIAKELFGEDWNENFTELNASDERGIDVVRTKIKNFAKTSPIGGADFKIIFLDEADALTSDAQSALRRTMERYTSNCRFILSCNYSSRIIEPIQSRCAVYRFRPLSGDAVRERCIYIAKQEGLDIAEDGLEAIMYVSGGDMRKAINALQAASMFDTVIHSDGIYRITATAHPEEIVELLETALSGNFLQARKMLDKLMVERGLSGEDVVGQVYRSLIEMDIPSKKLVHIMDTLGETDFRLTEGADERIQLDALLARLSYSNAE, encoded by the coding sequence ATAAAAGAAGAGATCTGGATCGAAAAATACCGTCCTCAAAAACTTGCCGATGTTGTGGGGCAAACCGAAGCAATTGAAAGATTAAAGTCCTATGTATCAACTCAGAATCTCCCCCATCTTTTGTTTTCAGGTCCTCCCGGAGTAGGAAAAACCGCAACCGCCGTTTCTATCGCAAAGGAACTTTTTGGTGAGGACTGGAATGAAAATTTCACGGAATTAAATGCATCAGATGAGCGTGGTATTGATGTGGTGCGAACCAAAATCAAGAACTTCGCAAAAACCTCTCCTATAGGAGGTGCGGATTTTAAGATCATTTTCCTTGATGAAGCTGATGCGTTAACATCAGATGCACAGTCTGCTCTTCGCAGGACGATGGAGCGATACACAAGCAACTGCAGGTTTATTCTCTCATGCAACTATTCTTCCCGCATAATTGAACCGATACAATCTAGGTGTGCTGTTTACAGGTTCCGTCCACTTTCCGGCGATGCTGTCCGCGAGAGGTGCATATATATTGCCAAACAGGAGGGGCTGGATATTGCAGAAGATGGTCTTGAAGCAATAATGTATGTTTCAGGTGGGGATATGAGAAAAGCCATTAATGCTCTTCAGGCTGCTTCAATGTTTGATACTGTCATACATTCCGATGGCATTTACAGGATAACTGCTACCGCTCATCCCGAGGAGATAGTTGAACTTCTTGAAACTGCCCTTTCAGGGAACTTCCTTCAGGCCCGAAAAATGCTGGATAAACTTATGGTGGAAAGAGGTCTTTCAGGAGAGGATGTTGTTGGGCAGGTCTACAGATCACTCATTGAAATGGATATTCCGTCCAAAAAACTCGTTCATATAATGGATACTCTTGGTGAAACTGACTTCCGGCTGACCGAGGGTGCGGATGAGCGAATACAGCTTGATGCGCTTCTTGCACGACTTTCATATTCGAATGCGGAGTAA
- a CDS encoding methylamine methyltransferase corrinoid protein reductive activase yields MYGIALDLGTSGFRAQLIDLESKETIKTAITMRHPLPGGNVMDHLDFAIQVGPEIAHQIILDTVKEIIELFNIDNAEIERLAVCGNPIQLSLFQNIEIRDLAYAGESKQKKLGVHNVTRDARVFEANELFKDTIDLPNCTITVPPAIKHEIGADALAMMIKTDFIDQDAPAMVTDYGTNAEMALKIGGKIITGSAAAGPAIEGQGISSGMLASPGAISDVNVEGDYWRITILDDDMVPRRAHLIDPISGEIIEESDLVAKGVTGTGVVSALAVAIKYGVCSGVSCCFGKIPELPDGKLILAKGVEITTKDIEEAGKAIGAIRAAHLTLLVEAGVPYKDLEYMYMSGATGAYVDADKARKLGSCPNFAKNIVQFGNTSLSLARELVLDESKLDEVIEIAHQITADHLMMATSDVFSKFYLCELSYWTQGMPMETYNQMLEMYNLPTLPEICEAVVIEKRVSKDIDDVGKDGLKILDDIGITIEEKAPDCILCHKCEAECPEDAIKIVEKDGVRYANYNSERCLGTSCHRCVAICPVNAIHYVKISLK; encoded by the coding sequence TTGTATGGAATTGCTCTTGATTTGGGTACAAGTGGATTCAGGGCCCAATTGATTGATCTTGAGTCCAAGGAAACGATAAAGACAGCTATTACTATGCGGCATCCTCTTCCTGGCGGAAACGTCATGGATCATCTGGATTTTGCTATTCAGGTAGGGCCTGAAATTGCGCATCAGATTATTCTTGATACCGTAAAGGAAATTATTGAACTCTTTAATATTGACAATGCTGAAATCGAAAGACTTGCTGTTTGTGGTAATCCAATCCAGCTTTCACTATTCCAGAATATTGAGATCCGGGATCTTGCCTATGCAGGTGAAAGCAAACAGAAGAAACTTGGTGTTCATAACGTTACCCGCGATGCCAGGGTTTTCGAAGCAAATGAGCTTTTCAAGGATACAATCGATCTTCCAAACTGTACTATTACTGTTCCTCCTGCAATTAAACACGAAATCGGGGCAGATGCTCTTGCTATGATGATAAAGACTGATTTCATAGATCAGGATGCTCCTGCAATGGTAACTGATTACGGTACCAATGCAGAAATGGCTTTGAAAATAGGTGGCAAAATTATAACTGGAAGTGCTGCTGCTGGTCCTGCTATTGAAGGTCAGGGTATAAGTTCTGGTATGCTTGCCAGCCCTGGTGCAATTTCAGATGTCAATGTCGAAGGTGACTATTGGAGAATAACTATTCTCGATGATGATATGGTTCCCCGGAGAGCTCACCTCATAGATCCTATCTCTGGTGAAATCATAGAGGAATCAGATCTGGTGGCAAAAGGTGTTACCGGTACCGGAGTGGTTTCTGCTTTGGCTGTTGCAATCAAGTATGGTGTATGCAGCGGTGTTTCCTGCTGTTTTGGGAAAATTCCTGAACTTCCGGATGGTAAGCTGATTCTTGCAAAGGGTGTTGAAATAACAACAAAAGATATTGAAGAGGCTGGAAAAGCTATTGGTGCAATACGGGCAGCTCATCTGACACTTCTCGTTGAAGCAGGAGTTCCCTATAAGGATCTTGAGTATATGTATATGTCAGGGGCTACCGGGGCTTATGTGGATGCCGACAAGGCAAGAAAGCTGGGGTCCTGTCCGAATTTTGCTAAGAATATCGTGCAATTCGGAAATACTTCTCTCTCCCTTGCAAGGGAGCTTGTTCTTGATGAATCAAAGCTTGATGAAGTAATAGAGATAGCTCATCAGATAACAGCTGATCACCTTATGATGGCAACCAGTGATGTCTTTTCCAAATTCTACCTGTGTGAACTCTCCTACTGGACGCAGGGCATGCCTATGGAAACGTATAACCAGATGCTTGAAATGTATAATCTTCCAACACTTCCGGAGATATGTGAAGCTGTGGTTATTGAAAAGCGTGTTTCAAAGGATATTGATGATGTTGGTAAAGACGGTCTCAAAATCCTTGATGACATTGGTATTACCATTGAGGAAAAGGCACCGGACTGTATTTTGTGCCACAAATGTGAGGCAGAATGTCCGGAAGATGCCATTAAGATTGTGGAAAAGGATGGTGTCAGGTATGCCAATTATAACAGTGAAAGGTGTCTTGGAACCAGTTGTCACAGGTGCGTTGCGATTTGTCCTGTTAATGCAATCCACTACGTGAAGATCAGTCTTAAGTAA
- the rnfB gene encoding Rnf electron transport complex subunit RnfB has product MSLTTLLVQSMAVLGGLGLAIGIMLIVASKKFHVETNPLVDEVLEILPGANCGACGYAGCADFAEHVVEDSAPLTGCPVGGFDVAQQIGSIMGQDVSAGEAEYPYVRCQGGVNCVNRFDYVGMEDCKAVMMLSDGEKGCSFGCMGRGACVRACPFDAIYIGDDKLPHVKKSLCKSCGLCIEACPNDILIFAKEAEKVHVQCLSHDKGKLVKAVCTFGCIGCKLCEKACPEDAIHVTKFLAEIDQEKCTACGACVDKCPQNCIEMR; this is encoded by the coding sequence ATGAGCCTAACAACGTTGCTAGTCCAGTCAATGGCAGTCCTTGGAGGGCTTGGTCTTGCTATCGGTATTATGCTGATTGTGGCATCCAAGAAATTCCATGTAGAGACTAACCCATTGGTGGATGAAGTTCTTGAGATCCTTCCGGGTGCTAACTGTGGTGCATGCGGTTATGCCGGATGTGCTGATTTTGCAGAGCATGTTGTGGAAGATAGTGCACCTCTCACCGGTTGTCCGGTTGGTGGTTTTGATGTGGCCCAGCAGATCGGTAGCATCATGGGACAGGATGTTTCCGCAGGTGAGGCTGAATATCCCTATGTTCGCTGTCAGGGCGGCGTTAACTGTGTCAACAGGTTTGACTATGTTGGGATGGAAGACTGTAAGGCTGTTATGATGCTTTCCGATGGAGAGAAAGGATGTAGTTTTGGCTGTATGGGTCGTGGTGCATGTGTTCGTGCATGTCCCTTTGATGCAATTTATATCGGTGACGATAAACTTCCACATGTCAAGAAAAGCCTGTGTAAAAGCTGCGGTTTGTGTATTGAAGCCTGTCCCAACGACATACTTATCTTTGCAAAAGAGGCTGAAAAAGTACACGTCCAGTGCCTTTCCCATGATAAAGGAAAACTTGTCAAGGCGGTTTGTACATTTGGTTGCATTGGCTGCAAGCTTTGTGAAAAGGCCTGCCCTGAAGATGCCATACACGTAACAAAATTCCTTGCTGAAATCGATCAGGAAAAATGTACTGCTTGTGGCGCATGTGTTGACAAGTGTCCACAAAACTGTATTGAAATGAGGTGA
- the rnfD gene encoding Rnf electron transport complex subunit RnfD yields MTFTISAPPHRKQDITFRKITFAKILALVPVSLVAVYLFGLYALALIIASVAAAVATEAIIQKALGQPLEINNGHAALIGLMVALVVPPEVPIWMPIIGSAFGVAIAKHAFGGLGSSIFNPVLAAWVFLSLAWWSLMQPVSFPMLGGFSDLVLETGAGHLIGASPIALIGGVFLIYRRYMEWRIPVFYFLTTIVLAVIVGDSLSYVITGAFIFGVLFLATDTPSSPVTKNGRVIYGVLCGVLTVVYGHFDNYIYATFYGLFLANSVAAFIDNNTMPSSYAEESFFQRKYRTIMDKIPFEKLGVYMDE; encoded by the coding sequence ATGACATTTACAATTTCAGCTCCGCCTCACAGAAAGCAGGATATAACTTTCAGGAAGATTACATTCGCAAAAATACTTGCACTGGTTCCTGTCAGTCTTGTAGCTGTTTATCTCTTCGGCTTGTATGCCCTGGCATTGATTATTGCAAGCGTTGCAGCTGCAGTAGCCACCGAAGCAATCATTCAGAAAGCATTAGGTCAGCCACTGGAAATTAACAACGGGCATGCAGCATTAATTGGTCTTATGGTAGCCCTTGTTGTGCCTCCGGAAGTACCTATCTGGATGCCAATAATTGGCTCCGCTTTTGGTGTTGCAATTGCAAAACACGCATTTGGAGGACTTGGTTCCTCAATATTCAATCCGGTTCTCGCAGCTTGGGTTTTCCTGAGTCTGGCCTGGTGGTCATTGATGCAGCCAGTTTCATTCCCTATGCTCGGTGGTTTTTCCGACCTTGTGCTTGAAACAGGTGCCGGTCATCTTATCGGCGCATCACCTATTGCTCTTATTGGTGGTGTTTTCCTGATTTATCGCCGCTATATGGAATGGAGGATCCCGGTATTTTACTTCCTGACAACAATTGTGCTGGCAGTGATTGTGGGTGACAGTCTCTCCTATGTTATCACAGGTGCATTCATTTTTGGTGTCCTTTTCCTTGCAACAGATACCCCGTCCTCTCCTGTAACAAAGAACGGAAGAGTGATTTATGGTGTTCTTTGCGGTGTTCTTACAGTTGTCTATGGACACTTTGACAATTACATTTACGCAACTTTCTACGGTCTTTTCCTCGCAAACAGCGTGGCAGCATTTATTGATAATAACACAATGCCAAGCTCTTATGCTGAGGAATCTTTCTTCCAGCGCAAGTATCGTACGATAATGGATAAAATACCCTTTGAGAAGCTGGGGGTGTATATGGATGAGTGA
- a CDS encoding DUF6951 family protein, protein MVDIKVNSNICGYKHKIHGEKKGKEISIDIKTGCNKIAEISHLDVPMMQIFDIRDNYVTGKAHDAKACGSCIVPSGILHACSIEAGFISDTLAKKSGNVSIEFPDSEES, encoded by the coding sequence ATGGTAGATATAAAAGTAAATTCAAACATATGTGGCTATAAGCATAAGATACATGGCGAAAAAAAAGGAAAAGAGATTTCAATTGATATTAAAACCGGATGCAACAAAATTGCGGAGATATCCCATCTGGATGTTCCCATGATGCAGATATTTGACATCCGAGATAATTATGTTACTGGAAAAGCGCATGATGCAAAGGCTTGTGGATCCTGCATTGTTCCAAGTGGGATTCTTCATGCATGCAGCATAGAAGCAGGTTTCATCTCAGATACGCTGGCAAAAAAATCCGGAAATGTAAGTATTGAATTTCCAGATTCTGAAGAGTCCTGA
- a CDS encoding cobalamin B12-binding domain-containing protein has translation MVTQEELNEKGKAAVMDFDDEAVVEVAEECISAGLDPVSLIQDGYTAGMNEIGDQFEQGTLFLPHVIAASEAMSAGVEVLTPELEKAAAETENKGTIAIGTIEGDIHTIGKDIVATMLKIAGFKVVDLGRDVAIADYVQAAKDGADIVGSSALMTTTMVLQTQVEEQLKEAGVRDKVMTMVGGAPVTQDWADKIGADIYGENSADVIVKCKAALE, from the coding sequence ATGGTTACTCAAGAAGAATTAAACGAGAAAGGAAAAGCCGCAGTTATGGATTTCGACGACGAAGCAGTTGTTGAAGTCGCAGAAGAATGCATTTCCGCAGGTCTTGATCCTGTATCACTCATTCAGGATGGTTACACTGCAGGTATGAACGAAATCGGTGACCAGTTTGAGCAGGGCACACTCTTCCTGCCACACGTTATCGCCGCATCCGAAGCAATGAGCGCAGGTGTCGAAGTACTCACCCCTGAACTCGAGAAAGCAGCAGCAGAAACCGAAAACAAGGGCACAATCGCAATCGGTACAATCGAAGGTGACATTCACACCATCGGTAAGGACATCGTTGCAACCATGCTCAAGATCGCAGGTTTCAAAGTTGTCGACCTCGGAAGGGACGTCGCTATTGCAGACTATGTACAGGCTGCTAAAGACGGTGCTGACATTGTCGGTTCCTCTGCACTCATGACCACCACAATGGTTCTCCAGACCCAGGTCGAAGAACAGCTCAAGGAAGCTGGCGTACGCGACAAGGTCATGACCATGGTCGGCGGTGCACCTGTCACCCAGGACTGGGCAGACAAGATCGGCGCAGACATCTACGGTGAGAACTCCGCAGATGTAATCGTCAAATGTAAGGCAGCTCTCGAATAA
- a CDS encoding DUF4870 domain-containing protein, protein MEQQNYQTSLGLNENLVAVLCYVGFWITGILFLLIEKNNRFVQFHAMQSILTFLPLTLIVYAVGWVPFVGWLFADFLGFFSMFLYLVLIVMAWRGSKFRLPISGKIAYKEVYQES, encoded by the coding sequence ATGGAACAGCAAAATTATCAAACATCCCTTGGTTTAAACGAAAATCTGGTAGCAGTACTTTGCTATGTAGGTTTCTGGATTACAGGAATTCTTTTCCTTTTAATTGAAAAGAATAATCGCTTTGTCCAGTTCCATGCAATGCAGTCCATTCTCACCTTCCTTCCACTGACTCTCATAGTCTATGCAGTTGGATGGGTTCCCTTTGTAGGGTGGCTGTTTGCCGATTTCCTCGGGTTCTTTTCGATGTTCCTCTACCTTGTACTGATTGTCATGGCATGGAGAGGTTCTAAATTCAGGCTTCCGATATCCGGCAAGATTGCCTACAAAGAAGTATATCAGGAATCCTGA
- a CDS encoding COG2426 family protein: MAIEESLVDFLSSVPPWISTIFLAALPISELRGAIPLAIGVYGIEPFDAYVLAVIGNMLPVIPLLLFLEPVSNYLRRFKYMDMFFDWLFNRTRKNHTDRFEKFGILALTLFVAVPLPVTGAWTGCAAAFVFGIRFKWALPAIFLGVLIAGIIVTSLTVAGISIAGI, translated from the coding sequence ATGGCCATTGAAGAATCACTGGTTGATTTTCTTTCTTCCGTACCGCCATGGATTTCAACAATTTTTTTGGCAGCCCTGCCGATTTCAGAACTCAGGGGTGCTATCCCTCTTGCAATCGGTGTTTACGGGATTGAACCTTTTGATGCATACGTTCTTGCGGTAATCGGGAATATGCTTCCCGTTATCCCTCTTTTGCTTTTTCTTGAACCGGTTTCAAACTACCTGAGGCGGTTTAAGTATATGGACATGTTTTTTGACTGGCTCTTCAACAGGACGAGAAAAAATCACACCGACAGATTTGAAAAATTTGGGATTCTGGCACTGACACTTTTTGTGGCAGTTCCTCTGCCGGTAACCGGGGCATGGACCGGTTGTGCGGCTGCATTTGTATTCGGTATTCGCTTTAAATGGGCACTGCCAGCTATTTTCCTTGGTGTTCTCATCGCAGGAATTATTGTAACTTCACTGACAGTAGCAGGTATAAGTATTGCAGGAATCTGA
- the rnfG gene encoding Rnf electron transport complex subunit RnfG: MSESGKDIAVILAKLVLVSLVAAALLGITFVPTQEQLKINAIEQQKMALAEIFPQATEFEEVYGTVPDEEGELPVLYYRALDSSGNLVGYAFFQDFPGSQGQIRIAGGIDPSFSTVAGVQVMKHSETPGLGAKIVETDFRDQFLGVPLADMALSKDGGKIDAITGASISSQAVVDALKAGIDSVKEQES, encoded by the coding sequence ATGAGTGAATCCGGAAAGGATATTGCAGTAATTCTTGCAAAACTCGTGCTTGTTAGCCTTGTGGCTGCGGCGTTGCTTGGGATCACTTTTGTGCCTACCCAGGAGCAACTTAAGATAAATGCAATAGAACAGCAAAAAATGGCATTGGCCGAGATTTTCCCACAGGCCACTGAATTTGAGGAAGTGTATGGCACTGTTCCTGATGAAGAAGGAGAACTTCCTGTTCTTTACTATAGGGCGCTTGATTCCTCGGGTAATCTGGTGGGATATGCTTTCTTCCAGGATTTCCCTGGTTCACAGGGTCAAATAAGAATTGCTGGTGGAATAGATCCGTCATTTTCCACAGTAGCAGGTGTACAGGTGATGAAACATTCCGAGACTCCGGGTCTGGGTGCAAAAATAGTGGAAACTGATTTCAGGGATCAATTCCTTGGAGTTCCTCTTGCTGATATGGCCCTTTCAAAAGATGGCGGAAAAATTGATGCCATCACCGGCGCGTCAATTTCATCGCAAGCGGTGGTAGATGCACTAAAAGCAGGTATAGATTCTGTCAAGGAGCAGGAATCCTGA
- the rnfE gene encoding Rnf electron transport complex subunit RnfE — MSDVFNEYIRGITKDNPIFALVLGLCPTLAVTTSVENALGMAAGTAFVLICSNVMVSALRKQIPASVRLPIFILIIATFVSIVEMVMEAYTPALFTALGVFIPLIVVNCIIIGRAEAYANRNGVFYSLIDALGIATGFLLVLVLIGGIREIFGTGQVEVFGYLLFTVPMMNPATYMILSPGAFLTIGILMAMVNYRKAKKLERGE; from the coding sequence ATGAGTGATGTTTTTAATGAATATATTCGCGGTATCACAAAAGACAACCCAATTTTTGCTCTTGTGCTTGGTCTATGTCCAACTCTTGCAGTAACCACCTCAGTTGAGAATGCTCTGGGAATGGCTGCAGGTACTGCATTCGTATTGATCTGTTCAAATGTTATGGTTTCTGCACTGAGGAAACAAATTCCAGCTTCGGTGCGACTCCCAATTTTCATTTTGATAATAGCGACTTTCGTATCCATTGTGGAAATGGTGATGGAAGCATATACTCCCGCATTGTTCACTGCATTGGGTGTGTTTATTCCCCTGATTGTGGTTAACTGTATTATTATAGGCCGTGCAGAAGCTTACGCAAACAGGAATGGTGTTTTCTATTCCCTCATTGACGCGTTGGGTATTGCCACAGGTTTCCTTCTGGTTCTTGTACTCATTGGTGGAATCAGGGAAATTTTCGGTACAGGGCAGGTAGAAGTTTTCGGGTATCTTCTTTTCACAGTTCCGATGATGAACCCGGCTACATACATGATCCTATCTCCCGGAGCATTCCTGACAATCGGTATTCTCATGGCGATGGTAAATTATCGCAAGGCTAAAAAACTGGAGAGAGGTGAATAA
- the rnfC gene encoding Rnf electron transport complex subunit RnfC, with protein MAEISVMENVPEKVIIPLKQHNGTVCEALVSKGDMVKEGQKIGECTSDFCASVHSSICGEVVSIEEAPMPSGTKVMSVIIQPGEENECVDFTPQDATGGDLISIIKDAGIVENYGVPTHLVLKPGDGCTIDTVLVNATSAEWIWGDYKEPRDYALQILESLKLLMKASGASKGAIVLRNDNSESISAFDGLVFEGKRISVSPLVGKRRASYYFKDQQSDIVVLSQNRIYGKSILDLFTYNVTGRRVPFNCKPASTGVAICSVQSAKAFYDVVHEGRPYIETVISVTGKVNKPQKILVKIGTPFKDVIEACGGYKGEPGKLIANGAITGVAQYVDEVPVTKTTLSITVQDKGEVLRDEPLVCVHCARCVDVCPVDLIPSRLATLADQGRFDESNQMYVSNCIECGRCSAACPTKIPILQLIRYAKEAIEKAYDDTAPKESSNLELGCSCGSV; from the coding sequence TTGGCAGAAATATCAGTTATGGAAAATGTCCCTGAAAAAGTGATAATCCCACTCAAGCAGCATAATGGTACCGTCTGTGAGGCTCTCGTGAGCAAAGGTGACATGGTTAAAGAAGGCCAGAAAATTGGAGAATGCACATCAGATTTTTGTGCGTCTGTCCATTCAAGCATTTGTGGAGAAGTAGTTTCCATTGAAGAAGCTCCCATGCCTTCAGGCACAAAAGTAATGAGTGTTATCATCCAGCCCGGCGAGGAAAATGAATGTGTTGATTTTACTCCTCAGGATGCTACAGGTGGAGATTTGATTTCTATTATCAAGGACGCTGGAATCGTAGAAAATTATGGGGTACCCACACATCTGGTTCTAAAACCGGGTGACGGTTGCACCATTGACACCGTTCTGGTTAACGCTACTTCAGCAGAGTGGATATGGGGAGATTACAAAGAGCCTCGTGATTATGCGCTTCAGATCCTTGAATCTCTGAAACTTCTCATGAAAGCTTCCGGTGCATCCAAAGGTGCGATTGTTCTTCGCAATGACAACAGTGAATCCATCAGTGCTTTTGATGGCCTTGTCTTTGAAGGAAAAAGAATAAGCGTATCCCCTCTTGTAGGTAAGAGGCGGGCAAGCTACTACTTCAAAGATCAGCAATCCGACATTGTGGTTTTGTCGCAGAATCGTATTTACGGCAAGAGCATCCTGGATTTGTTTACTTATAATGTTACAGGAAGAAGGGTGCCTTTCAATTGTAAACCTGCTTCCACAGGAGTTGCTATATGCAGTGTTCAGTCTGCAAAGGCTTTCTACGATGTCGTCCATGAAGGAAGGCCCTACATTGAGACAGTTATTTCGGTAACAGGTAAGGTAAACAAACCCCAGAAGATCCTTGTAAAAATAGGGACGCCTTTCAAGGATGTAATCGAGGCTTGCGGTGGCTATAAAGGCGAGCCGGGTAAGCTCATTGCCAACGGTGCTATAACCGGTGTGGCCCAGTATGTGGATGAAGTTCCTGTAACCAAGACAACGTTATCAATTACTGTTCAGGATAAGGGTGAAGTACTCCGGGATGAACCACTTGTGTGCGTACACTGTGCAAGGTGTGTTGATGTTTGTCCGGTTGATCTGATTCCTTCAAGGCTTGCTACACTGGCCGATCAGGGGCGTTTTGATGAAAGCAACCAGATGTATGTTAGCAATTGCATTGAATGCGGTCGCTGTTCCGCAGCCTGTCCCACAAAGATCCCGATTTTACAACTGATACGCTATGCAAAAGAAGCTATTGAAAAAGCGTATGATGATACAGCTCCAAAGGAATCATCAAACCTTGAATTAGGCTGCTCTTGCGGGAGTGTGTAA